Part of the Schistocerca cancellata isolate TAMUIC-IGC-003103 chromosome 9, iqSchCanc2.1, whole genome shotgun sequence genome is shown below.
AGTCGGCGAGAACCAGGCGACTGCTAcggaggcccataagcagcaacgttcgctgatccGTCGTTGAGGAGACTCTGTCAGAAGCCTCTTGTTTCATCAGGGCGgagagctgctcaacagttgcacgtcttttcgcctgtacacatctcctgtGCCGTCATTCACCCTCGTCATCTATGGCCCacggtgcaccacaattgccttgGCACAaggtttggatagcaccatttcagCATGCACGGTGTGCTGTAACCACAGCGGCAcacgaacggtttacaaacttctccgtttcggaaatgcttcagcccatggcccgaaagccaatgatcattccctttAGGGCGTCGGATAAACCTCTCCGCTTTCGCATTACGACAGTAACTGCACTGTTCTCCGCGTCCTCTCGACACGCTTCATATGCTGTCCACTGATAGTGCTGCCATCTGCAGTGTGTGAGTGGTTATCGCACATTGACATCCAACATGAATGGTGGTCGCGCTAATGAGACTGGACAGCGTAAAACTGGCTGGCCAAATATTTATGAGTCTGCCACAGGACTGGCCCTTATTAAACTACAGAAGGACTGCAAATCACAGAAAATGATGTTAACTGTGATTCCGATGCACGAATCAGTTGATGTCACATGTGTGCGTGTACACATCTCCGGCGTGCTCTGTCCCGAGAACTTGGCTGCGCCATTATCTTTGAGTGAGTGAGTGGAGCAAAAGTGTTGACTGTCAAGTCGAATGCAAAACGAAGTGGTGCTCACAATGAAACAGCGCCCGCCCATTGTCGAGTGTTATTGCGAGGCACAATTCTCGGAAAACATGTGCAGAGTAGATAGTGCAAAGGTTTAAGAACGGAAGTATTGTGGTGAAACCTCCAACGAAGTCTGCAGTGCAGACCTGTggcaaaatggcgcgaaagaagcaccctctgccatgcccATTAAGAAAGTATCTTGTGGACCAGATCCTCTCTCTGTGTATGACTCCTACTGTTCAGGACAACATCTAAGGGATAATTTGATGTCATACACTGCGGAGGAGACGTAAATTCACCGCTGTGAGCGCATTAGAAACATTCATTTTTAATACTAAAAACGTTTCGGCAAAAGATGGACAGACACATGATCTTTCACATACCCCATTAAAAGAAAACCGTGGCTGTGAGTTCCTGAGATCTATGTGATCAAGAGCAGATCACTGTGTCGTCGTGTTCAGCACAACCGTTCAAGATGTTGATTGTAATATGTGCGAACGCCGATACCCCAGTATGGGCGTACTCCATCTTGGAGAAAGACGTCATCTGTACAATGTGCGGAATCCGTATCAAGCTGTGACATGTCCAGGTAAATATTTGTTGAAACACTTAACTCGATGAAGAAAAGTTGACTACATAATTTTTATGCTACGTACATATGCTCCCCGTTTACTGTGCTTCCTCAACGACCAAACTTTTGAATTCCCTATTATAGTTTCTGTAATTTACATCGACATAATGCTATGCACTGAATAATGGTAACTATTATAATAGCTCTTTTCATTTAGAATTGCGCTGTATGACAACGTTTAATTAAATGTACATGGGACCTCTATagcctgtgtaacaaatgcaaaatttttaggaatgaatactgattctcagttgaagtggtgtgaacacacaaaggtacttgcaaacagaaagtCATCAGCATGTTCTGgcattagaatcctatcatcagtgtgcaacatgcaatgtcttttagttacatactattcatatgtccactcagttcttagctatggcattcttttttggggaacaaacacacaaaacatgaacacagttttcaaactccagaaaagacccataagaataataaccaaaaacagtAGTCGGGCTCACTGTAAAGatgtgttcaaaacactggggattttaactgctccgtgtgaatacatttaccagtcagttgtatacatcaaaaataacattggtaattactgcacaaacagctctgtccatgactatGGAACAAGAGCTGGATTCAACTTACATTCACCcaaaaaaaacagcattttctaccaaggaataaaactcgtgatgactgggtgttgtgtgttcttcatcatcatttcgtcatcattgacCCCAAGTCGGCgaggtggcgtcaactaaaaatgacttgcaatacggcggccgaacttccccgcatggggcctcccggccaacaatgccatacgatcatttcatatacgagggcagttcaataagtaatgcaacacattttttttctgaaacaggggttgttttattcagcattgaaatacaccaggttattccccaatcttttagctacacaacactatttttcaacgtaatctccattcaatgctacggccttacgccaccttgaaatgagggcctgtatgcctgcacggtaccagctgtgcacggccggcccgcacgcgggagatcagacagtcttgcttgaccttgcggcgatgatgacacacgctttgcccaacgactcaccgtgcttttgtccactgccagatcaccgtagacattctgcaagcgcctatgaatatctgagatgccctggttttccgccaaaagaaactcgatcactgcccgttgtttgcaacgcacatccgttacagacgccattttaacagctccgtaaagcgctgccacctgtcggaagtcaatgaaactatacgagacgaagcgggaatgtttgaaaatattccacaagaaatttccggttttttcaacgaaaattggccgagaaaaaaaatgtgttgaattacttattgaactgccctcgtacaataaattaccaaaagaggttaaagtaactgcaaaaatacacttatttgaaAAGGCAGCTAAAAGGTACCTGTTTTgctatgcattttatacattgaatgattacttagataaaacagagtaggaatTTGGTAAAaaaatcttgttgttgtggtcttcagtccagagactggtttgctgcagctctccatgctactctaccctgtgcaagcttcttcatctcccagtacctactgcaacctacatcgttctgaatctatttactgttttcatctcttggtctccctctacgatttttaccctccacgctgcgctccaatactaaattggtgatcccttgatgcctcagaatatgctctaccaactgatcccttcttctagtcaagttgtgccacaaatttctcttctctccaattctattcaatacttctccattagttatgtgatctacccatctaatcttcagcattcttctgtagcaccacatttcgaaagcttctgttctcttctttatcgtccatgtttcacttccatacatggctacactccatacaaatactttcagaaacgataataatgattacaaaacatccaatatttcacataacaccttcacaatacgtttttttccttcttttttttccttttctagaaaaacttacccgcAAGCTATGCATAgcgcaatactaacacctcttcctctttatgagctcaacatctcactcattatagagggatgctgactcatttTTTTCAGGAAAGCAAATggaaagttgcggtacagaaaatggcccagagatcactagtgtgtatgtggttgtgtgtgtagtgactgaagtgttatgaaacaatgtgtgtatagtgcgtgcagtgactgatagaTATGAGTgagcagtgtggcattacattatttaataagttatttggaaaaaattattgcataccaggagtaaatgtaatgattgtgccgccggccggagtggccgagcggttctaggcgctacagcctggtgccacgcgaccactacggtcacaggttcgaatcctgcctcgggcatggatgtgtgtgatgtccttaggttagttaggttaaagtagttctaagttctaggggactggtgacctcagcagttaactcccatagtgctcagagccattttttgtaatgatTGTCTCTAATAGAAATCTGTAAATGTCTGTCTATGCGAATTAGCTTGTTTtcaattggtctaaacttgtaaatactttcacatgtcctatatccttgtgaaaagagatctacggatgaatagagCTACTACTGCTACTTCTACTAGATGTTCTGTAGTGATCTGACAGACACAGGAGTAAGGAGTTGGGTTGCAATCACAGTACAACAAATACCGTTACATTCACAGCCTTAAGCTATTTAttggaaaacaaacaaaacacacacaaatacacacacggaGGAAATGGGCGCACTCGTTCATTCGGACGGTGAAGTGTGGCGGTAGTCTGCGTACCCTAGGCGGTGGGTGCAACAGGGATGGCGTCACTGATGGGGTGGAAGCCGTGCTCGTCGGCGGTGTACTTGACCATGATGGTCCTACCCTCTGGCGACGTGAACTGGTACTCGCCCTGCTTGACCAGCACGAAGTCCTTGCCGTCTGGGGTGGGCTTCAAGGCGCCCTGCTCCGACACGTGGGTGCCGTCACCGGACAGGTAGCTGCGGAGAGAACAGACGTACACGCTCACTACACAGAGCACACATGCGCGACACCGGTGTGGCACTAAgaagtaaagtacactactggccattaaaattgctacaccaagaagaaatgcagatgataaacgggtattcattggacaaacatattatactagaattgacatgtgattacattttcaagcaatttgggtgcatacatcctgagaaatcagtacccagaacaaccacctctggccgtaataacggccttgatacgccggggcattgagtcaaacagagcttggatggcgtgtacaggtacagctgcccatgcagcttcaacacgatacaacagttcatcaagagtagtgactggcgcattgtgacgagccagttgctcggccaccattgcccagacgttttcagttggtgagagaactggagaatgtgctggccagggcagcagtcaaacattttctgtatccagaatgcggtcgtgcattatcctgaagaaatgtagggtttcgcagggatcgaatgaagggtagagccacaggtcgtaacacatctgaaatgttatgtccactgttcaaagtgccgtcaatgtgaacaagaggtgaccgagacgtgtaaccaatggcaccctataccatcaagccgggtgatgatgatgtttggtttgtggggcgctcaactgcgtggttatcagcgcccgtataattacccaatctttgctcagtccaatttcgccactgtcctggatgatgatgaaatgatgaggacaacacaaacacccagtcatctcgaggcaggtgaaaatccctgaccccgccgggaatcgaacccgggaccccgtgctcgggaagcgagaacgctaccgcgagaccacgagcggcggacccatcaagccgggtgatacgcctgtatggcgatgagaaatacacgcttccaatgtgcgttcaccgcgatgccagcAAACAAatatgggaccatcatgatgctgtaaacagaacctggattcatccgaaataatgacgttttgccattcgtgcacccaggttcgacgttgagtacaccgtcgcaggcgctcctgtctgtgatgcagcgtcaatggtaactgaAGCCATGGGCTTCGAGctcatactccatgctgctgcaaacgtcgtcgaactgttcgtgcagatggttgttgtcttgcaaacgtccccatctgttgactgagggatcgagacgtggctgcacgatccgttacagccatgcggataagatgcctgtcatcttgactgctagtgatacgaggccgttgggatccagcacggccttccttattaccctcctgaaccgaccgattccatatactgctaacggtcattggatctcgaccaacgtgagcagcaatgttgtgatacaATAAactggaatcgcgataggctacaatccgacctttatcaaagtcggaaacgtgatggtacgcatttctcctccttacacgaggcatcacaacaacgtttaaccaggcaacgccggtcaactgctgtttgtgtatgagaaatcggttggaaactttcctcatatcagcacgttgtaggtgtcgtcacgggcgccaactttgtgtgaattatctgaaaagctaatcacttgcatatcacagcatcttcttgctgtcggttaaattttgcgtctgtagcacgtcatcttcgtggtgtagcaattttaatggccattagtgtagtagaGGGTGTTGGGACTAGAAGTATACGCAACCAATTGCTTACAACGAAAGAATTCGACATTTTATGCTGTGAGGTAAATACTCAATCGACAGAGACAACCTCTAAGATGTAATCTTCGCATTTCATGAGTCTTATGGCTCCGGAGCACAAGTGTTTAATGTGCAGCAGGCAGACGTATTTTTGACAGTCGGCATGTAGGCGCCACGAGGAAAGGCGCAGTGTGTGCTACGGTTAgcagagttcaaaaatgttcagcgaCTCGCTAAAAGAGAACTGAACTTGGCTCCTCCCATACGTAAATCCATTTATCAGTGGGACAGAACTCTTCGagaaaggggaagtttcatttgAAATGCCGGAAAACATCTTAAAACGTATCTGAATGAAGAGACGGTGGAGAGTGTGTGCGAAGAATTGGCTTGAAGGCCACGTAAATCCACTAGACAAGCGAGTAGCGAACTAGCAGTTCTCCGGTAGACTGTGCACGCCGTTGTGCACAAACGTCTCCGGCTGCGTGCTTACAAGCTCCAATTTTCCCATCACAGTTAGCCTGAGGACCATCGCACACGACGTGATTTTGCTGTTGAAATGTTGCTTCGTATGGAGAAAACAACGGACTCCTCAATGCAGTGCTGTTCAGTAATGAATCTACTTTCCACGTCTGTGACAAAGTTAGCCGACAAAACTGTCGAACATGGGGAAGGGAGAGTCCAGAAGAAATTACTGTGTACAAAAGGGacacaccaaaagttaatgtgtggttGGAATTACACAAACATGGTGTGATTCGTCCATTTACTTATGGAGTCTGCAGCGATAGGGCACACTTATCGCGACATACTGGCGATATATGCAGTTCCGCAGATGCCTCCCAAcaacattttccagcaggatactgCTCTATCTTGCTATCATGGCCGTTCTTGAGTGTTGGATCGAAAGGTGTTTCCCATTGCCTGGTCCCCTCGGTCTCCCGATCTGATTCCGCTGGGTTTCAGTGGACAGCGTTTATCAATAATATTGTCTACAGAACAAAGATTCGAGATTTGGTTGAGTTGAGACAATGGAACTTACACAGTATTAAGGCCATAGCACCTGTCATGCATATGAACATGTGGTAAGaaatggagtaccgtttcgatattTGTCGAACTACAAACGGGACCCACACTGCACTGTGCCAACATGCATCAAAATGAAGtgccgaatgaaaatttgtaccaaggctgggattcgaacccagatctcctcCTCCCTGGGGAGGTGTCGTAGTCACTATGCCACCTTCGCACAGTTGCATTACACAATTGCACTGACTATTCTAACACGCCTCCCTTCCTAATCTACGGATAGTCCCACATGTGTTAATAAGTTATCAACCCGTCGTACCCGGAAGGGGGACAGATATGAATGGAATTTAATCAGGAATCTTTGGAAAAAAGACCCTGCTACTCTTGCGAATCTCTTTTGGATAAATATAGAGCTTCGGTGAAGAACATGTAAGCAGTTTGCATAACTTGTGAAGGGACGACGAGAACAATGTAACATCGACTGAAGTCTGTGCCGAGGCACATAGACACTCGTCTCCACTGCACTCAACAGAATAGAAGAGGAACTCACAACTTTAGTCAGACTCTGTGCCGCTCCATTACACCTGTGCCGCCTGCAGGTCATATGGAACACGTTACTACGAATCATCAGCAACGgtgcacgatacacacgcatcgtaTACATGTAGAATGAATTCCGCTGCGAGAACCTCTTGGACGGGTCTTTCATTAACCGAATATTCAGTTTCGGAGAACAGCATTCCCTCGACATGGAGAAAGAAATAACCTTTTGGAGGTGTTCAAAAAAACTCTCCAAGGAATTGTACAGGAGTTCTAAACACCTTCATCCGAAATCGGGGGATTTACGATCACAACCAGAGGTGCAGACAAAATAGTCCCAAAACACTCTTTCATGAAGATTGCCCATTGAGGTGGCCGGATCTGTCCCGAACTGAGAATTTGGCATGCCTCCCTCacaaggacatccagcaactctatcaagcAATGCCAAACAGAATGACTGCTTGCGTAAGAGCCAGAAGAGGGCCGACGCGTTCCTGTTTcgccaatttgtgaaactctttcttttgaataaatgatccagtttttctaaaattataaTCGTTTGTCTGTCTATGGACATAGATCACTTgtacctattcggataattccttcgtggaatgtATTTTTTAGTATATTTATTGGAGTACTATAAGCCATGAATTTTAAAATGCAGTATGAATGTAAATGTGATTAAGATATGGTGGGTTGATCTGATCTGCGACAGTCGGAAATATGTTGTCCACGACATGAACAGAAACGGTATCACACTGTTTTCCCCCCATAGAGAATTACACTACATTAAAAGTGGAAAACCCCTACGCATTTTAGAACGAAACTTCTTTTCTTCGTCCGCGTCAAAATGTATTTTTCACAAGAGAATTAAgtgttattttaaaatattttgggcAGTAGGCAGTCCGTATCACCTGCTCTTAATTTTACCCACGACGAACACTGTATCCTTTCATCGCCACCGCCGCTTGTACGGCTGTCGCTTACCTGAGAGAGAACTGGCCAGTCGCGTCGCGCACCTCGGCCCTCTCCAGCACTGGAACGACTCCAGGCCTGAGCTCGTCCGGCCTGGGCAGAGCAGAAGCGACGACGGCGAACAGGATCAGCGCTGCGACCTGCAACACACGGCCGCCGTCCTCACAACAGTGCCACAGCAGATCACACACAGGGTGGCTGCATTCACGATAAGAGACAACGCATACTGACGATGAAGTAGGTCTACTGTGTTCAGGGAGATACGCTACAAATTGCGAACGTTTCGATTTCGATTGTTGTGATACGTCCAACAtcagaaaaacagccctcggtcactatttttaataaattaacctggtttcaacacagccagaatttaaatcaaagaatggtctatattctataacactgtcacagaattatgactaaaaacgtatgatagggtataagtacggagTCATCGTAAAAGACTGCCAGTGCTTATACGtcgtttataaaataataaatatgccaaaagggcattagtcacgaagatatttaagataaagaaaactgtgatggcgagccactaagggctgctcgttacttgcgtggtgcaggttgtaaaacggactgaggtgcccgcgttaacaaatgcggccaggaAAACATTgcactgcaacgagcgcgccatctagtagccgtagatgcaattaggctacttcacattgaaatataggcataaatgattataaatgaacaatatttggtacataatggaaagcaatggttgtttgatagtagcatacaacataacattttgtctacatcaaagcttataacagtaagataaaacatcaTTATGAACATGTAGGTAGGAGTGAATCACAgcttgtagaaagcaatattgacgtgaaatgCAGCCAAGAAACTTTTGATAATTGAAAAACATAGGGCTACCTTggaaggaaaagaacatttcggcaacTTGCACAATGAGCCCCGAAGTCACATATCGAGTAACGGCCTTATACCGTTGAAAAAATTTTGTTTcgtagctgtagctgttcgttaaggatgaggctGTCATTTCGAGCAAAatgtttgaaaatctctaattcttctagaatatctagtctacgccctttgttttcggtgtgcaaaatgttgcaaTCACAGATGGCTTTAGGTAaatgacctgtaattagaagatggtcggcaaaagacgaattttgaggGTTGGTGCCATTTTCtcttagcaagtgttctttatatctggtagtgaaggcacgtcctgtttgtcctatattgTAAGAGGAGCATGTATCGCAAacaattttgtagacaccagaattttctaaaggggaatgcatagaatgtaaattatgaagttttttttcaaattgttattagtagaaaaagcaaagttgcaatttttcatgaaaatgttaGCTACGTCATAAGCAATACGAGTTTTACAAGCATTATCTATTTTTTTATTATCGAGACCAACTTTAAGATCTACAAGCACTTTTTCAATCACATTTCTATCTGACTAGTTGGGCGAGACATTATACTTTAGCCCATTCTCCAGCAGGAcggttttattttgtgtaaaaataatgttagttttgttcagaattattttgtaaaaagtGTGGCTGCTTTTTTTAAATGTACTCTGAGGACACTTTTCGCTATGAAACAGACAGAAAAGCTTGCTGAGTTTCTTTTCATGCTTCTGTATTATGCCTAGTTTACAAGTTTCTAAATGTTCATTAATTATCGTCCAGAAATCGtcaatattaaaattgtaatgaatatgaaaaatatttgtcagttCTAAGTACAGGTAATAAGCTTCTTCGTTAAGGAGATCTATTGATTACAAACAGCGAATTTAATATAAGCTTTCATGTAGGTAGGGACTAAACCCCTTATTTCACATTGTTTATTAAAATTAACGGTCACACTTGTAtttagtattttcttttttaaagcttTATATTTGGTGGCAGCCGTGGATGCTTGAGCAGACAAGAatcgcaaaattttgtacatggctgcacgttcatagACTGTGAGTCTCTGATTTATCTGTGAAGCTTTCTTTCAGTTTTGTTATTgtacaaaaatgtttaaatatgGCATCAAAGTGTCGAGCCGTACAATAATAATAGACGTAAAATGTTAGTTCTGTGTTatttatacacagtccagtcacattaatgtgaccaccgcataCGTTCGACGTGAGTGCCAATACCCAATCACAGATGGCCGGTGGCAGCCCTagctgtggagggtatataaaacgtgtcgggAGAACGCGAGAAAGTCTGTAGTCGTTGTCGTTATACAGAAACGGAGTTATTTACCTGACGCCCAAAAGAGCgtggtcattggctttcggtccAAGAGTGGAAGCAACTCCAAAACGGCTGAGACtctaaactgtttgcgtgccgccatGGTTGCAGTATACCGTGCACGGAGTAAGGTGCCAGGatttgggcacttacacgttaaCCTACcagcattagtattaataataaagggactggcaagggcatcagatcatgactatATTGAATTATAatgaatatgaggcactctcgagcagtgtTTCTTGCATGTCTGCATAATTAAGTCAccaacttaaagcgttggtgaaaagtgtcggaagttgagagTTGTGGGATACGAAGtgtgcagctggccgtagctcgccgggccgccgtgggcggcaggtagcggtcaccggaaactcgggtcaatacggcgcttttgggggtaggccggcatccggagccacctgtgctgggcaacacgcggcgaagacgggaatttcgtttgcctaagGGCGATATGACCTATTCGATCATTGGGTAGAATCTCAGAAATggcgttggagggatttcggcgatgttagagtattcttccgccgcttTTTCGTAACCGTCGAAGACGGGGAAATTTTGTGGAAAGAGAGGACTTCGCCTTCAGTCTTCGAGCGGTGCGGAATTGGCGTCTTGGCCATCGTGTTCCAAcagagatatacggtctgtatcgcagcattcCACTAACGCGTGTTCCATGCAGAGTTCTGCGCTTAGAGCTCTTTCTGTGCtgagaagcgagattttcaccaagcTTAACCACTTCCaaaaacttatacagggtgttacaaaaaggtacggccaaactttcaggaaacattcctcacacacaaataaagaaaagatgttatgtcgacatgtgtccggaaacgcttaatttccatgttagagctcattttagtttcgtcagtatgtactgtacttcctcgattcaccgccagttggcccaattgaaggaaggtaa
Proteins encoded:
- the LOC126101267 gene encoding endocuticle structural glycoprotein ABD-4-like: MLAGGGVEGVFSITSVSTRRLRPSGRLSPPANQQGRNPSLRRPRSQEYKKVAALILFAVVASALPRPDELRPGVVPVLERAEVRDATGQFSLSYLSGDGTHVSEQGALKPTPDGKDFVLVKQGEYQFTSPEGRTIMVKYTADEHGFHPISDAIPVAPTA